One Labilithrix sp. DNA window includes the following coding sequences:
- a CDS encoding helix-turn-helix transcriptional regulator, producing MASSTFDLVRALEAVYALDRPEGPWLRGVVDALRPGLEDGLGMAAYIYDASVRPLAIREPILDCPLDGAGLSAVVGRSDESYVRGAWLAKVAATASETPGFAEHPGVREIFHPVGIHDVLVVNALDPLGVGCLIGAPLRRLRRLRDAERERWERVGAHVQAALRLRLRLKASAGPAEEGASGGVEAVLARGGKVEHLEPPAERAGAALRDAVLAMDRARRFRRKPDRALASWRALVRARWTLVHDFEAGGDRYIVARANAASATGPQVLSARERQVVGCLALGHSPKVIAYELGLSHSTVRVLLARATAKLGARDRADLIEKFRAG from the coding sequence ATGGCGTCGTCGACGTTCGATCTGGTCCGTGCGCTCGAGGCGGTGTACGCGCTCGATCGGCCCGAAGGTCCGTGGCTGCGGGGCGTGGTCGACGCGCTCCGCCCCGGCCTCGAGGACGGGCTCGGGATGGCGGCGTACATCTACGACGCCTCGGTGCGGCCGCTCGCGATCCGCGAGCCGATCCTCGACTGCCCGCTCGACGGCGCCGGCCTCTCCGCCGTCGTCGGTCGCTCCGACGAGTCGTACGTGCGCGGAGCGTGGCTCGCGAAGGTCGCGGCGACGGCGAGCGAGACGCCGGGCTTCGCGGAGCATCCGGGCGTGCGCGAGATCTTCCATCCCGTCGGCATCCACGACGTCCTCGTCGTCAACGCCCTCGATCCGCTCGGCGTGGGCTGCCTCATCGGCGCGCCGCTGCGCCGGCTCCGCCGCCTCCGCGACGCCGAGCGCGAACGCTGGGAGCGGGTCGGCGCGCACGTGCAGGCCGCGCTGCGCCTGAGGCTCCGGCTCAAGGCGAGCGCGGGGCCGGCGGAGGAGGGCGCCTCGGGCGGCGTCGAGGCCGTCCTCGCGCGCGGCGGGAAGGTCGAGCACCTCGAGCCGCCAGCGGAGCGTGCGGGCGCCGCGCTCCGCGACGCGGTCCTCGCGATGGACCGCGCGCGCCGCTTCCGGCGCAAACCCGATCGCGCCCTCGCTTCGTGGCGCGCGCTCGTCCGCGCGCGCTGGACGCTCGTGCACGACTTCGAAGCCGGCGGCGATCGCTACATCGTCGCGCGCGCGAACGCGGCGAGCGCGACCGGCCCGCAGGTGCTGAGCGCGCGCGAGCGTCAGGTCGTCGGCTGCCTCGCGCTCGGCCACAGCCCGAAGGTCATCGCCTACGAGCTCGGCCTCTCGCACTCGACCGTCCGCGTCCTCCTCGCCCGCGCCACCGCGAAGCTGGGCGCCCGCGACCGCGCCGACCTGATCGAGAAGTTCCGCGCAGGCTGA